A single Deltaproteobacteria bacterium DNA region contains:
- a CDS encoding glutathione S-transferase family protein, producing MSGRKIVVYGPPGSPFVEKVFLGLALKGFGDAELIAPQSPEDYRRWSPETGMLPLMDFEGTRVPDSSGILDWLDARFPDPPLVARDAWVARQQRQLESWIGETFFFYWVRWLRANVAPADPGAGSGSELARLGVLGRIAELMTGPPERAGEFDPGFERRLDDLVGFLGARPFFHADRPSRADLTATAFLGTLEAGSVPGGPRLLRARPALVALRQRVREATGR from the coding sequence GTGAGCGGACGCAAGATCGTCGTCTATGGGCCGCCGGGATCGCCCTTCGTCGAGAAGGTGTTCCTGGGCCTCGCCCTCAAGGGCTTCGGAGACGCCGAGCTGATCGCGCCGCAGAGCCCCGAGGACTACCGGCGCTGGAGCCCCGAGACGGGCATGCTGCCGCTGATGGATTTCGAGGGGACGCGCGTGCCGGACTCGAGCGGCATCCTCGACTGGCTCGACGCGCGCTTCCCGGATCCGCCGCTCGTGGCACGCGACGCGTGGGTCGCGCGCCAGCAGCGCCAGCTCGAGTCGTGGATCGGCGAGACCTTCTTCTTCTACTGGGTGCGCTGGCTGCGCGCGAACGTGGCGCCGGCGGATCCCGGCGCGGGCTCGGGAAGCGAGCTCGCCCGGCTCGGAGTCCTGGGCCGGATCGCCGAGCTGATGACGGGGCCGCCCGAGCGCGCCGGCGAGTTCGACCCCGGCTTCGAGCGACGCCTCGACGACCTGGTGGGCTTCCTCGGCGCGCGTCCCTTCTTCCACGCCGACCGCCCGAGCCGCGCCGACCTCACCGCGACGGCCTTCCTCGGCACCCTCGAGGCGGGGAGCGTGCCGGGCGGACCACGGCTCCTGCGCGCGCGGCCCGCACTCGTGGCGCTGCGCCAGCGGGTGCGGGAGGCAACGGGCCGCTGA
- a CDS encoding flap endonuclease: MAPPACVHLVDATYELFRAWFALPSSKAPDGREVGAVRGLLSTLLALLRDEGATHVACATDHVVRSFRNDLYAGYKTEAGVPEDLLAQFPLAEEAMAALGLVVWPMVEFEADDALATGAARFAAQAGQIVIASPDKDLAQCVRGRRVVLLDRRRKRTVDEDGVLQRFGVSPASIPDWLALVGDAADGYPGLPGFGARSAAALLACYGHLEAIPASASAWTPEVRGAARLAATLAERREEALLYKRLATLREDVPLAEALGDLAWHGARPELRELCARIGFASFPERVQRWRGFQRASGKL, encoded by the coding sequence TTGGCGCCGCCGGCCTGCGTCCATCTCGTGGACGCCACCTACGAGCTGTTCCGGGCCTGGTTCGCGCTGCCCTCGTCGAAGGCGCCCGACGGGCGCGAGGTCGGGGCCGTGCGGGGGCTCCTGTCGACGCTCCTCGCCCTGCTCCGCGACGAAGGGGCCACCCACGTCGCGTGTGCGACCGACCACGTCGTGCGCTCGTTCCGCAACGATCTCTACGCCGGCTACAAGACCGAGGCGGGGGTGCCCGAGGACCTGCTGGCCCAGTTCCCGCTCGCCGAGGAGGCGATGGCCGCGCTCGGGCTGGTGGTCTGGCCGATGGTCGAGTTCGAGGCCGACGACGCCCTCGCGACGGGCGCCGCCCGCTTCGCGGCGCAGGCCGGGCAGATCGTGATCGCCTCGCCCGACAAGGACCTGGCCCAGTGCGTGCGGGGCCGCCGCGTGGTGCTCCTCGACCGCCGCCGGAAGCGCACGGTCGACGAGGACGGCGTACTCCAACGCTTCGGCGTGTCGCCGGCCTCGATCCCGGACTGGCTCGCGCTGGTGGGCGACGCGGCCGACGGCTACCCGGGCCTGCCGGGCTTCGGCGCGCGCTCGGCCGCCGCGCTGCTGGCCTGCTATGGGCACCTCGAGGCGATCCCGGCGTCGGCATCGGCCTGGACGCCGGAGGTCCGCGGGGCCGCGCGGCTGGCCGCGACGCTCGCCGAGCGGCGCGAGGAGGCCCTCCTCTACAAGCGCCTCGCGACCCTTCGCGAGGACGTCCCGCTCGCCGAAGCGCTCGGGGACCTCGCGTGGCACGGCGCGCGGCCCGAGCTGCGCGAGCTCTGCGCCCGGATCGGCTTCGCGTCGTTCCCGGAGCGGGTCCAGCGCTGGCGTGGATTCCAGAGGGCCAGCGGGAAGTTGTAG
- a CDS encoding helix-turn-helix domain containing protein, protein MESPARVARPPLRPDDGRLVRGRASRERILAAARELFREHGFDGATLRAIAGRCGMGASSLYRHIRSKEELLVEDLAVRQEEAWRRFRAEDERARPARERLERFFAHQHQLLSEDPDLTMIALRALTHPEARVARRVLALHDRTIGLLAEILLQGRMRGDLARDADVMLASRALFHAALGARISWANGLLSADGCAAAIDSSLELLFRGVARAPAPG, encoded by the coding sequence ATGGAGTCCCCCGCGCGCGTCGCCCGGCCGCCGCTGCGGCCCGATGACGGCCGGCTGGTGCGCGGGCGCGCCAGCCGCGAGCGGATCCTGGCGGCAGCGCGCGAGCTGTTCCGCGAGCACGGCTTCGACGGCGCCACGCTGCGCGCGATCGCCGGCCGCTGCGGAATGGGCGCGAGCTCGCTCTACCGGCACATCCGCTCGAAGGAGGAGCTGCTGGTCGAGGACCTGGCCGTCCGCCAGGAGGAGGCCTGGCGGCGCTTCCGCGCCGAGGACGAGCGCGCGCGGCCGGCCCGCGAGCGCCTCGAGCGCTTCTTCGCCCACCAGCACCAGCTCCTCTCCGAGGACCCCGACCTCACGATGATCGCGCTGCGCGCCCTCACGCACCCCGAGGCGCGCGTCGCCCGTCGCGTGCTGGCGCTCCACGACCGCACGATCGGCCTGCTCGCCGAGATCCTGCTCCAGGGCCGCATGCGCGGCGACCTGGCCCGCGACGCCGACGTGATGCTCGCCTCGCGCGCGCTCTTCCACGCCGCGCTCGGCGCGCGCATCTCGTGGGCGAACGGCCTGCTCTCCGCCGACGGCTGCGCCGCGGCGATCGACTCCTCGCTCGAGCTGCTCTTCCGGGGCGTCGCGCGGGCGCCGGCGCCGGGCTGA
- a CDS encoding PAS domain S-box protein: MTGRRPGDPPTHLVQFYEDDEALLRPLARFAGGGLGAGDSFLAIATKEHLDELERRLSANGLDVAAAQASGRFQRFDAAATLGAILREGRPDRERFAEVVGGALRKVAARGAPVRAFGEMVALLWAEARAEAAAELEALWNDLVAELPCTGLCAYPLAGFAGASREALRRICAAHSEVVLAEDGDVPLGPAGRAVTLDRLEERTRALESALERSREVAESRSRLAAIVEGSGDAIIGKTLEGVVTSWNSAAERIFGYRAEEMIGQPTARLIPADRPDDVSAILGAIRRGERVDHYETERIRKDGTRIQVSLSVSPIRDASGGVTGAAKIVRDVTARRALEAQREQLLGVAQRARAEAEAASRSKDEFLAMLSHELRNPLAALRNAVYSARLDPGRRERALEIATHQAEQLGRLVDDLLDLSRITQGAIRLSRHRVPLNELVERAAATAYPLFEARGHRLSVSVPPEPLLCEGDPVRLEQVVGNLLDNAARYTNAGGHIELHLERCGDDAVLRVRDDGIGIAPEALPRIFELFVQAGQQPERAVGGLGIGLAVVRDLVALHRGRVEAHSEGPGRGAEFVVFLPCVGGTFRTEPDAGGESPAAPQPGGLRVLIVEDNADAAEGLMMLLEVFGHQVRVARDGPSALEAARGDPPDVMLVDIGLPGIDGYEVARRVRETPALGEVPLVALTGFGLEDDRRRALAAGFDHHLTKPVDPARLRKLLARFA, from the coding sequence GTGACGGGCCGACGCCCCGGAGACCCCCCGACGCACCTGGTGCAGTTCTACGAGGACGACGAGGCCCTGCTCCGCCCGCTTGCCCGCTTCGCGGGCGGCGGCCTCGGCGCCGGCGACTCCTTCCTGGCGATCGCGACGAAGGAGCATCTCGACGAGCTGGAGCGGCGGCTCAGCGCGAACGGGCTCGACGTCGCGGCCGCGCAGGCGAGCGGCCGTTTCCAGCGCTTCGACGCCGCCGCGACGCTCGGCGCGATCCTGCGCGAGGGCCGTCCCGATCGGGAGCGCTTCGCCGAAGTGGTGGGCGGCGCGCTCCGCAAGGTGGCGGCGCGGGGCGCCCCGGTCCGCGCGTTCGGGGAGATGGTGGCCCTCCTGTGGGCCGAGGCGAGGGCCGAGGCCGCGGCCGAGCTCGAAGCGCTGTGGAACGACCTCGTCGCCGAGCTGCCGTGCACGGGGCTCTGCGCCTATCCGCTCGCGGGCTTTGCCGGCGCGAGCCGGGAAGCGCTGCGACGCATCTGTGCGGCGCACTCGGAGGTCGTGCTGGCCGAGGACGGCGACGTCCCGCTCGGCCCGGCCGGGCGCGCGGTCACGCTCGACCGGCTCGAGGAGCGGACCCGGGCGCTCGAGAGCGCGCTCGAGCGCAGCCGCGAGGTCGCGGAGTCGCGCTCGCGGCTGGCAGCGATCGTCGAGGGCTCTGGTGACGCGATCATCGGCAAGACGCTCGAGGGTGTCGTCACGAGCTGGAACTCGGCCGCGGAGCGCATCTTCGGGTACCGTGCCGAGGAGATGATCGGCCAGCCCACCGCCCGGCTCATCCCCGCCGATCGCCCCGACGACGTGAGCGCGATCCTCGGCGCGATCCGCCGCGGCGAGCGCGTCGACCACTACGAGACCGAGCGGATCCGGAAGGACGGCACCCGCATCCAGGTCTCGCTCTCGGTGTCGCCGATCCGGGACGCGAGCGGCGGCGTCACGGGCGCCGCCAAGATCGTGCGCGACGTGACGGCGCGCCGCGCGCTGGAGGCGCAGCGCGAGCAGCTCCTCGGCGTGGCACAGCGCGCCCGCGCGGAGGCCGAGGCGGCGAGCCGCTCCAAGGACGAGTTCCTGGCGATGCTGAGCCACGAGCTGCGCAACCCGCTGGCCGCGCTCCGCAACGCCGTCTACTCCGCGCGGCTCGATCCCGGCCGGCGCGAGCGCGCGCTCGAGATCGCGACCCACCAGGCCGAGCAGCTCGGCCGGCTCGTCGACGACCTGCTCGATCTCTCGCGGATCACGCAGGGCGCGATCCGCCTGAGCAGGCACCGGGTCCCGCTGAACGAGCTGGTCGAGCGCGCGGCTGCGACGGCGTACCCGCTCTTCGAGGCGCGCGGCCACCGGCTCTCCGTGTCGGTCCCGCCCGAGCCGCTCCTCTGCGAGGGGGACCCGGTGCGCCTCGAGCAGGTGGTCGGGAACCTGCTCGACAACGCGGCCCGCTACACGAACGCCGGGGGCCACATCGAGCTCCACCTCGAGCGCTGCGGCGACGACGCCGTCCTGCGCGTGCGCGACGACGGGATCGGAATCGCCCCCGAGGCCCTGCCCCGGATCTTCGAGCTCTTCGTGCAGGCAGGGCAGCAGCCGGAGCGCGCGGTCGGCGGGCTCGGGATCGGGCTCGCGGTGGTGCGCGACCTGGTGGCCCTGCACCGCGGGCGGGTCGAGGCGCACAGCGAGGGTCCCGGCCGGGGCGCCGAGTTCGTCGTCTTCCTGCCCTGCGTCGGGGGGACGTTCCGCACGGAGCCGGACGCCGGAGGGGAATCGCCGGCAGCGCCGCAGCCGGGCGGGCTGCGGGTGCTGATCGTCGAGGACAACGCGGACGCCGCCGAGGGCCTGATGATGCTGCTCGAGGTGTTCGGCCACCAGGTGCGCGTTGCGCGCGACGGGCCGAGCGCGCTGGAGGCGGCGCGCGGCGATCCCCCCGACGTGATGCTGGTGGACATCGGCCTGCCCGGGATCGACGGCTACGAGGTGGCCCGGCGCGTGCGGGAGACACCGGCGCTCGGCGAGGTGCCGCTCGTCGCGCTGACCGGCTTCGGGCTCGAGGACGACCGCCGGCGCGCGCTCGCGGCCGGCTTCGACCACCACCTGACCAAGCCGGTCGATCCGGCGCGCCTGCGGAAGCTCCTCGCGCGCTTCGCCTAG
- a CDS encoding acetoacetate--CoA ligase — translation MSDAPLGRPAAAPPLWQPSPGRARAAQMSAFRAWCEPRAGRALPDSRALHAWSVAERGAFWSALWEWCGVVGEPGERALVAGEQMPGARWFPDARLNFAENLLRRRDVSPALVARDERGRRRVLTWGELHAEVARVARGLRGAGVGPGDRVAGYLPNGPEAVIAMLAAASLGAPWSSCSPDFGARGVLDRFGQITPRVLFAADGYPYAGKLHDVRERVAEIARALPSVERVVMVAGLGETPALAGIRDACAWEALGAGATPGAPEFVRLPFDHPLYVLYSSGTTGPPKCIVHGAGGTLLQHLKEQRLHADLRAGDRFFYYTTTGWMMWNWLASGLASEATLVLYDGSPLHPGPAALFDLAEQERTALFGVSAKFLDSVRKAGVRPRDTHDLGSMRVLLSTGSPLAPEGFDWVYDAVSPEVQLASISGGTDIVSCFVGGDPTAPVWRGECQMPGLGMAVDVFDEEGRPAGAGQAGELVCTRAFPSMPVGFWNDQDGARYRAAYFGRFPGVWHHGDFAEWTAHGGIVIHGRSDATLNPGGVRIGTAEIYRQVETLDEVQEAIVIGQPFAGDVRVVLFVRLREGLALDDALRERIRARIRTHTTPRHVPARIVQVSDIPRTRSGKIVELAVRDVVAGRAVRNREALANPEALALFADHPELRS, via the coding sequence GTGAGCGACGCGCCGCTCGGGCGCCCGGCGGCGGCGCCGCCGCTCTGGCAGCCGTCGCCGGGCCGCGCACGCGCTGCGCAGATGAGCGCCTTCCGCGCGTGGTGCGAGCCGCGCGCGGGGCGCGCCCTCCCGGACTCGCGCGCGCTCCACGCCTGGTCGGTCGCCGAGCGCGGCGCCTTCTGGAGCGCGCTCTGGGAGTGGTGCGGGGTCGTGGGCGAGCCGGGCGAGCGCGCGCTCGTCGCCGGCGAGCAGATGCCGGGCGCGCGCTGGTTCCCGGACGCGAGGCTCAACTTCGCCGAGAACCTGCTCCGACGCCGTGACGTGTCGCCGGCGCTGGTGGCGCGGGACGAGCGCGGCCGGCGCCGGGTGCTCACCTGGGGCGAGCTCCACGCCGAGGTGGCGCGCGTTGCGCGCGGACTGCGCGGGGCCGGCGTCGGCCCGGGCGATCGGGTGGCGGGCTACCTCCCGAACGGCCCCGAGGCCGTGATCGCGATGCTGGCGGCGGCGAGCCTCGGCGCGCCCTGGTCGTCGTGCTCGCCCGATTTCGGGGCCCGCGGCGTCCTCGACCGCTTCGGCCAGATCACGCCCCGCGTGCTCTTCGCGGCCGACGGCTATCCCTACGCCGGCAAGCTCCACGACGTGCGCGAGCGCGTGGCCGAGATCGCCCGCGCGCTCCCGAGCGTCGAGCGCGTGGTGATGGTCGCGGGGCTCGGGGAGACGCCGGCGCTGGCCGGGATCCGCGACGCCTGCGCCTGGGAGGCGCTCGGCGCGGGGGCCACGCCCGGCGCGCCCGAGTTCGTGCGCCTGCCCTTCGACCATCCCCTGTACGTGCTCTACTCCTCGGGCACCACCGGCCCCCCCAAGTGCATCGTGCACGGGGCCGGCGGCACGCTCCTCCAGCACCTGAAGGAGCAGCGCCTCCACGCGGACCTGCGCGCCGGCGACCGCTTCTTCTACTACACGACGACCGGCTGGATGATGTGGAACTGGCTGGCCTCGGGGCTCGCGTCGGAGGCGACGCTCGTGCTCTACGACGGCTCGCCCCTGCACCCGGGCCCGGCGGCACTCTTCGATCTCGCGGAGCAGGAGCGCACGGCGCTCTTCGGCGTCTCGGCGAAGTTCCTCGACAGCGTGCGCAAGGCCGGCGTGAGGCCGCGCGACACCCACGACCTGGGCTCCATGCGCGTGCTCCTCTCGACCGGCTCGCCGCTCGCGCCCGAGGGCTTCGACTGGGTCTACGACGCGGTCTCGCCCGAGGTGCAGCTCGCCTCGATCTCGGGCGGCACCGACATCGTCTCCTGCTTCGTGGGCGGCGATCCGACCGCGCCCGTCTGGCGGGGCGAGTGCCAGATGCCGGGCCTCGGCATGGCGGTCGACGTCTTCGACGAGGAGGGCCGCCCGGCCGGTGCGGGCCAGGCCGGCGAGCTGGTCTGCACGCGCGCCTTCCCCTCCATGCCGGTCGGCTTCTGGAACGACCAGGACGGCGCGCGCTACCGCGCCGCCTACTTCGGGCGTTTCCCCGGCGTCTGGCACCACGGCGACTTCGCCGAGTGGACGGCGCACGGCGGCATCGTGATCCACGGCCGCAGCGACGCGACCCTGAACCCCGGCGGCGTCCGCATCGGCACGGCCGAGATCTACCGCCAGGTGGAGACCCTCGACGAGGTGCAGGAGGCGATCGTGATCGGCCAGCCCTTCGCGGGCGACGTGCGCGTGGTGCTCTTCGTGCGCCTGCGCGAGGGGCTCGCGCTCGACGACGCCTTGCGCGAGCGGATCCGCGCCCGCATCCGCACCCACACGACGCCGCGCCACGTGCCCGCACGCATCGTCCAGGTGTCCGACATCCCGCGTACCCGCAGCGGCAAGATCGTGGAGCTGGCCGTGCGTGACGTGGTGGCCGGCCGCGCGGTGCGCAACCGCGAGGCGCTCGCGAACCCCGAGGCGCTCGCCCTCTTCGCCGACCACCCGGAGCTGCGCTCCTGA
- a CDS encoding endonuclease/exonuclease/phosphatase family protein yields MTHAYLLARRTAARILFTLAALLALSVPAPTVRSAPSARAAASSEPAHAVELDVLSYNIKGLPLITDLDRLARIGEILAERRRRGDEPDVVVLQEAFVRESARVRRRAGYPYALRGPDDGGPFANDSGLEVLSNHPIVAHYERALNDCAFPECWIRKAVVGVELELPGVPGPIQVFTTHLQADTRNEPVRRNQIDDLAVFLRRIPFGTHPAVFAGDFNFKPKHPSYHKFLREMPFADAGFDCLGAPDTCQIVVGSDGRTDWTDVWKTANDRQFYYQPAGSPVRIEPIEVIRNFTEPFAGGEDGALSDHWGYEVRYRIRW; encoded by the coding sequence GTGACGCACGCGTACTTGCTCGCTCGACGCACCGCGGCTCGCATCCTCTTCACGCTGGCCGCGCTGCTCGCGCTCTCCGTCCCCGCACCGACCGTTCGATCGGCTCCTTCCGCCCGCGCAGCGGCGAGCAGCGAGCCGGCCCACGCCGTCGAGCTCGACGTCCTGTCCTACAACATCAAGGGCCTGCCGCTCATCACCGACCTCGACCGGCTCGCGCGGATCGGCGAGATCCTGGCCGAAAGGCGCCGGCGCGGCGACGAGCCCGACGTGGTCGTGCTCCAGGAGGCCTTCGTCCGCGAGTCGGCGCGGGTGCGCCGCCGGGCGGGCTACCCCTACGCGCTCCGCGGCCCCGACGACGGCGGCCCGTTCGCCAACGACAGCGGCCTCGAGGTGCTCAGCAACCACCCGATCGTCGCCCACTACGAGCGGGCCCTGAACGACTGCGCCTTCCCCGAGTGCTGGATCCGCAAGGCAGTCGTCGGTGTCGAGCTCGAGCTGCCGGGGGTGCCGGGGCCGATCCAGGTCTTCACCACCCACCTCCAGGCCGATACCCGCAACGAGCCGGTGCGCCGCAACCAGATCGACGACCTCGCGGTGTTCCTGCGCCGGATCCCGTTCGGTACCCACCCGGCCGTCTTTGCCGGCGACTTCAACTTCAAGCCGAAGCATCCGAGCTACCACAAGTTCCTGCGCGAGATGCCCTTCGCCGATGCTGGCTTCGACTGCCTCGGCGCACCCGACACCTGCCAGATCGTGGTCGGCAGCGACGGCCGGACCGACTGGACGGACGTCTGGAAGACCGCCAACGACCGCCAGTTCTACTACCAGCCGGCCGGAAGCCCCGTGCGCATCGAGCCGATCGAGGTGATCCGCAACTTCACCGAGCCCTTCGCCGGCGGGGAGGACGGTGCCCTCTCCGACCACTGGGGCTACGAGGTGCGCTACCGGATCCGCTGGTAG
- a CDS encoding D-2-hydroxyacid dehydrogenase: protein MVLAPQRPGSPGAETGAVLRGDPATVELAYLSGDCYPDHVRDVVRALGAAPRLRWLHTFSAGVDHPWFQALRARGVRLTTSSGAHAVPIAQTVLLYLLALSRGLPAWLDAQRRRTWERHEITDLQDLVLGVVGLGPIGLEVARLGIACGMHTLAVRRTPRGDEPCETWPLARLDELCARADAIVLALPLTGDTRHLFDAARLARMKRGAWLVNVGRGALVDEPALVAALQEGRLGGAGLDVFETEPLPPGSPLWSLPNVIVTPHASGDTPGNLVRASEIFLDNLGRFTRGEPLRNEVA, encoded by the coding sequence GTGGTGCTCGCGCCGCAGCGCCCGGGGAGCCCGGGCGCGGAGACCGGCGCCGTACTGCGCGGGGATCCGGCCACCGTGGAGCTCGCCTATCTCTCCGGCGACTGCTACCCGGACCACGTGCGCGACGTCGTGCGGGCGCTCGGCGCCGCGCCGCGCCTGCGCTGGCTGCACACCTTCAGCGCGGGCGTCGACCATCCGTGGTTCCAGGCCCTGCGGGCGCGGGGCGTGCGGCTCACGACCTCGTCGGGCGCGCACGCCGTGCCGATCGCGCAGACGGTGCTGCTCTACCTGCTCGCGCTCTCGCGCGGTCTGCCCGCCTGGCTCGACGCGCAGCGCCGGCGCACCTGGGAGCGCCACGAGATCACCGACCTCCAGGACCTCGTGCTGGGCGTCGTCGGGCTGGGCCCGATCGGGCTCGAGGTGGCGCGCCTCGGGATCGCGTGCGGGATGCACACCCTGGCCGTGCGCCGCACGCCCCGCGGCGACGAGCCCTGCGAGACCTGGCCACTCGCGCGCCTCGACGAGCTGTGCGCACGCGCCGACGCGATCGTGCTCGCGCTCCCGCTCACCGGCGACACCCGCCACCTCTTCGACGCCGCGCGCCTCGCGCGCATGAAGCGCGGAGCGTGGCTCGTGAACGTCGGCCGCGGTGCGCTGGTGGACGAGCCGGCGCTCGTCGCGGCGCTGCAGGAGGGCCGCCTCGGCGGCGCCGGCCTCGACGTCTTCGAGACCGAGCCGCTGCCGCCCGGGAGCCCGCTCTGGAGCCTCCCGAACGTCATCGTGACCCCGCATGCCTCCGGCGACACGCCCGGCAACCTGGTGCGAGCGAGCGAGATCTTCCTCGACAACCTGGGCCGCTTCACACGCGGCGAGCCGCTGCGCAACGAGGTGGCCTGA
- a CDS encoding DUF192 domain-containing protein → MGPRARRLALLAALALGTLASPARAQGGLPTREILLGGERFRLEVAADPQAMHRGLGGRRVIPPNGGMLFVYPAPGPLAFVMRDCPVPIDVAFLDAQGRVLNVHTMQPEPPRRPGESDAAYERRLPGYPSAGPARYAIELAGGRFAALGIGPGDRVTLEP, encoded by the coding sequence ATGGGCCCGCGGGCGCGCCGGCTCGCGCTGCTCGCCGCGCTCGCGCTCGGCACGCTGGCCTCGCCCGCGCGCGCCCAGGGCGGCCTGCCCACGCGCGAGATCCTGCTCGGCGGCGAGCGCTTCCGCCTCGAGGTCGCCGCGGATCCGCAGGCCATGCACCGCGGCCTCGGCGGCCGCCGCGTGATCCCCCCGAACGGCGGCATGCTCTTCGTCTATCCCGCCCCCGGCCCACTGGCCTTCGTCATGCGCGACTGCCCGGTACCGATCGACGTCGCCTTCCTCGACGCGCAGGGTCGCGTCCTCAACGTCCACACGATGCAGCCCGAGCCACCGCGCCGGCCCGGCGAGAGCGACGCCGCCTACGAGCGCCGCCTGCCGGGCTACCCGAGCGCCGGCCCCGCCCGCTACGCCATCGAGCTCGCGGGCGGGCGCTTCGCCGCGCTGGGCATCGGCCCGGGGGATCGCGTCACGCTCGAGCCCTGA
- a CDS encoding NADPH:quinone oxidoreductase family protein: MRAIVVDRWMEPAELTVSELPEPVVGPGQLGVEVRAAGCNFFDILLVQGRYQVKPPFPFVPGGEVAGVVREVGAGVSGFAPGDRVLAAVPIGGYAERIAMPAAFAHRMPEGMSFAEGAAFPIVYPTSYAGLVLRAGLQSGETLLVHAAAGGVGLAAVQIGKALGARVLATAGGAGKVRVALEAGADEGIDYASEDFVARVKELTGGRGADVIYDSVGGDVFDRSLKCIAWNGRLLVIGFAGGTIPSVAANRILLKNVAVVGLHWGAYLKHEPARVPETYRALFRLYEEKKIRPVIYRGYPLEEASAALAALGSRRTHGKVVLEP; encoded by the coding sequence GTGCGCGCGATCGTGGTGGACCGCTGGATGGAGCCGGCCGAGCTCACGGTGTCCGAGCTGCCCGAACCCGTCGTGGGCCCCGGCCAGCTCGGCGTCGAGGTGCGCGCCGCGGGCTGCAACTTCTTCGACATCCTGCTCGTACAGGGCCGCTACCAGGTGAAGCCGCCCTTTCCCTTCGTCCCGGGCGGCGAGGTGGCGGGCGTCGTGCGCGAGGTGGGAGCAGGAGTCAGCGGCTTCGCCCCCGGCGACCGCGTGCTCGCCGCGGTGCCGATCGGAGGCTATGCCGAGCGCATCGCGATGCCCGCGGCCTTTGCGCACCGCATGCCCGAGGGCATGTCCTTCGCGGAGGGCGCGGCGTTCCCGATCGTGTACCCGACCTCCTACGCCGGCCTCGTGCTCCGCGCAGGCCTCCAGAGCGGCGAGACCCTGCTCGTGCACGCCGCCGCGGGCGGCGTGGGCCTCGCGGCGGTGCAGATCGGCAAGGCGCTCGGCGCGCGCGTCCTCGCGACGGCGGGCGGCGCCGGGAAGGTGCGCGTCGCGCTCGAGGCCGGGGCCGACGAGGGCATCGACTACGCGAGCGAGGACTTCGTCGCGCGCGTGAAGGAGCTGACCGGCGGGCGTGGCGCGGACGTGATCTACGACTCGGTCGGCGGCGATGTCTTCGACCGCTCGCTCAAGTGCATCGCCTGGAACGGCCGCCTGCTGGTGATCGGCTTCGCGGGCGGGACCATCCCGTCGGTCGCGGCGAACCGGATCCTGCTCAAGAACGTCGCGGTGGTGGGCCTGCACTGGGGCGCGTACCTGAAGCACGAGCCTGCTCGGGTGCCCGAGACCTACCGGGCGCTGTTCCGGCTCTACGAGGAGAAGAAGATCCGGCCGGTGATCTACCGCGGCTATCCGCTCGAGGAGGCATCGGCCGCACTCGCCGCGCTCGGCTCGCGGCGGACGCATGGCAAGGTGGTGCTGGAGCCGTGA
- a CDS encoding nitroreductase family protein, whose product MSHPDGIDVAAIGEEVPLLEGIRTTRAIRRLRPDPVPPALIRKVCEAGTFAPSGGNRQPWLFVAVTEPERRAFVAERYRRAFSAYIAPALAALEAPGHSERQRRTVRSAVHLAEHLHEAPVHLFVAGWLRRGQEQTQALFPAIQNVLLACRAVGLGACLTTMHRAFGDEIDAFLGLPEDRPSCALLPIGWPLGRYGRPPRRSVDECLHWERFREDAPAT is encoded by the coding sequence GTGTCCCACCCGGACGGGATCGACGTGGCGGCGATCGGCGAGGAGGTGCCGCTCCTCGAGGGCATCCGCACGACCCGCGCGATCCGCCGGCTGCGCCCCGATCCGGTGCCGCCGGCGCTGATCCGCAAGGTCTGCGAGGCCGGCACCTTCGCGCCGAGCGGCGGCAACCGGCAGCCCTGGCTCTTCGTGGCGGTGACCGAGCCCGAGCGGCGCGCGTTCGTGGCGGAGCGCTACCGGCGCGCGTTCTCGGCCTACATCGCGCCGGCTCTCGCCGCGCTGGAGGCTCCCGGCCATTCCGAGCGCCAGCGGCGCACCGTGCGCTCGGCCGTGCACCTGGCCGAGCACCTGCACGAGGCGCCCGTGCACCTGTTCGTGGCCGGCTGGCTGCGGCGCGGCCAGGAGCAGACGCAGGCGCTCTTCCCCGCGATCCAGAACGTCCTGCTCGCGTGCCGTGCCGTCGGGCTCGGCGCCTGCCTCACGACGATGCACCGCGCCTTCGGAGACGAGATCGACGCCTTCCTGGGTCTCCCGGAGGACCGCCCGAGCTGCGCCCTGCTCCCGATCGGCTGGCCGCTCGGCCGCTACGGCCGGCCGCCGCGCCGCTCCGTCGACGAGTGCCTGCACTGGGAACGTTTCCGGGAGGATGCACCGGCAACGTGA